The Burkholderia sp. NRF60-BP8 genomic sequence CGACGGCCCGGCACTCGCGTTCGACGCGCTGCCGTACGCGTGGCCGACCGAAGCGTGATGCACTGACAACCCGTTCGCGGGCCGGCTCGCGAGTCGCAGCCGGCCCGCGACGTTTCCTGCGAGAGATTCGCCCGATGTGTCTGATTGCCTTCGACTGGCAGCCCGATGCCGCCGCCGGTCCCGTCTTTACCCTCGCCGCCAATCGCGACGAGTTCTTTCGCCGGACCAGCGCGCCGCTCTCGTGGTGGGAGGACGTGCCGGGCGTACTGGCCGGCCGCGATCTCGAAGCGGGCGGCACGTGGCTCGGCGTATCGCGCGACGGCCGCTTCGCCGCGCTGACCAACTACCGCGCGCCGTTCGACATCCGCGCGGGCGCGCCGACCCGCGGCAAGCTGGTATCCGACTTTCTCGGCGGCGCGTCCGTCGCGCCGCTCGACTATCTCGCGCAACTTGCCGAACACGCGGCCGTGTACAACGGCTTCAACCTGCTCGTCGGCGACTGGCGCCGGCGCGAACTCGCATGGTTCTGCAACCGCGCGCCCGAGGGCGAAAGCCGCGTCGCCGCGCCCGTCGCGATAGCACCGGGCGTGCATGCGCTGTCGAATGCGCGGCTCGACACGCCCTGGCCGAAAGTGGTGCGCAAGCGCGCGGAGCTCGGCACGCTGCTCACCGACAATCCGACCCCGTCGCTCGACGAACTGATCGCGCTGATGCGCGACCCGCACGTCGCCGACGACGACGCACTGCCGCACACGGGCATTCCGATCGAGCGCGAGCGTGCGCTGTCGGCCGCGTTCATCGAAACGCCCGAATACGGCACGCGCGGCACCACGGCGCTGCGCGTCACGATGAAGGAAGGCGTGCGGCTGACGGTCGAGGTCAAGGAGCGCAGCGACGACGACGGCTCGCACCGGACCGTCCGCCCGGGCGCGTTCGAGCGCGCGTTCGCGTTCGATATCGACGCGACGCGACCGCGCTGAGCGCACGCCTTGCGCGCTACGGCGCGCGTGCCATCTCGACGTGCGGCACGCCGGCCTCGACGAACGGTTCGCCGACCGCCGCGAACCCGTGCCGCAGATAGAACGACACCGCCGAATCCTGTGCGTACAGCCGCACGACGGCTTCGCCGCGACGCCGCGCGGCGTCCAGCAGCGCATTCAGCACGGCCGACCCGACACCCTGCCCGCGCATGTCGGCGAGCACCGCGACGCGGCCGATCGTGCCGGACGGCAGCAACCGCCCCGTCGCGACCGCGCGGCGCAGCCCTGTCGCCGCATCGGTCCGGTACGCGACCGCATGCAGCGACAGCGGATCGTCGTCGTCGAGTTCCCATTCCGGCGGAATCTGCTGTTCGCGCACGAACACCGCGTCGCGAATCCGCGCAGCGTCGCCGCCCAGCACCGTCCAGTCGCCCGTTTCCACTTCGCCCGCGCCGTTCGTCATCGCAGCTCTCCCGCGGCATGCGCGCCGTCAAACCTCGTCGAATGCAGCCTTCAGCGCCGCGACCGCATCGGCATGCGCGGCCCGCACCTCCGGCACGTAGCCGCCCATCTTGAAGAATTCGTGGATCATCCCCGGATAGCGGACCAGCGTGACCGTGTTGCCGGCCGCGCGCAACTTGTCCGCGTACGCGGCGCCCTCGTCGCTCAACGGATCGAATTCGGCCGTCGCGATCCAGGCCGGCGCGACACCCGCGAACGACGGCGCATCGCGCGTGCCGTCGAGCGGCGCGAAACGCCAGTCGTCGCGGTCCGCCCGATCGCGCACGTATTGCGTGAAGAACCACTGGATCGTGTCCTGCGTCAGCAGGTAGCCGTTCGCGAGCCGTGCATGCGATTCGGTGTCCTGGTAACCCGTCACGCCCGGATAGATCAGCAGTTGCAGCGCAAGACGGATGCCCGCGTCGCGCGCGAGCACCGCGCAGACCGTCGCGAGCGTCCCGCCCGCACTGTCGCCGCCAACGGCCAGCCGCGCGGCGTCGATGCCGAACGCGGCGGCCTCGCGATGCAGCCACTGCAATGCGTCGTCCGCGTCGTTCACCGCGGTCGGAAACCGGTGTTCGGGCGCGAGCCGGTAGCCGACCGACAGCACCGCGCATTGCGCATCGTGCGCGAACATCCGGCACAGCGCATCGTGCGTGTCGACGCTGCCGACCGTGAAGCCGCCGCCGTGGTAGTACACGAGCGCGGGCAGCGGCTCCGCCAGGCTCGGCTCGACCGGCAGATACAGCCGCGCACCGATCGTGCGGCCGTCCCGCGTCGGCACGACGCATGCCTCCACCGAATGCATCGGCGCCGGCGCGACGTCGAGGATCGGCGCGCTCTTCTCGTACGCGGCGCGCGCCTGCTGCGGCGTCTGGTGGTGATACGACGGACGTTTCGCGCGCTCGATCATGTCGAGCACCTGGGCGATCTTCGGATTCAGCGGCATCGGTGTGGACGGCGCCCGCGTGGCGCCGTGAACGGACAAGCGTGACATGATGCCACGCGCGCGGCCGGCGGGCGCGGCGCGCGGTGCGCCGGCCCGCCCGTGCGCCCAAACGAGACGGCCCTGCCTCATCGAAGGGACAGGGCCGTGCGCGACGGATGCTTACGCGTCGCTCGGGCCGGGCTGGGCGTCAGGCGCGGTGCGCGAGCGTTGCCGCTTGATGTCGCGGCCGACCGCGAGCCGCCGCATGTACTTGAACGTACCGAGCGCCTTCGCGACGAAATTGCCGTCGCTGTCGCGCACTTCGCCTTCGCAGTAGGCCATCGTCGTCGAGCGGTGCATCACGCGCCCGTAAGCGCGCAATTCGCCGCGGCCCGGCTGCATGAAGTTCACCTTCATCTCGACCGTGACGACGCCGACGCCGTCGTCGGTCAGGCTGCGCGCCGCCATCGCGAGCGCGATGTCGGCGAGCGTCATCGTCACGCCGCCGTGCGCGATGCTCCACGTGTTCATGTGGCGCTCCTCGAGCGGCAGCGCGATCTCGCTCGCGCCATCCTTCGCGGACACCAGTTGCACGCCGAGCAGATCGACGAACGGGCTTTCGATCGACGGGCCTTCCGTCGGGGTTGCCGCGTCGCTCATCGTGCGTTGTCGACGATGTAGTCGACGCACTCGCGCGATTCGGCCACCGCGACGACGAATTTCTTCACTTCCTGGTGAACCGGATGCACTTGGTACGCGTCGAGCGCGGCCTTGTCGGCGAAATCGGAGACGAGCACGATGTCGGCGGTCGCGTCGAGGCCCGGCGTCGCCACGCCGACGTCGATCTGCAAGGTGCCCGGCACGAGATCGCGGCAGCCTTCGAGCTTCTCCTTCAGCTTCAGCGCGTTCTGCGCACGCGTCGCGCCTTCCGCCGATTCCTTCAACTTCCACATGACGATATGTCTGATCACTTCGTTCGCTCCTGTTCGTGTTGGTTCGGCTGTTTGCCTGAAATCGTTGCCGGTTGGGCACTTCACGCCCTTCCACCGTTCGCTTGCGTTCGCCGGAAATCGTGTTCGGCCGAGAAAAAAGGGGTATAAAAGGCGGACATCATGTCGGCCATCGAGAGACGATACCCACATTTTCACCGTACCGCTTACCGACGTCGAGATCCCACAAGCAAAGGCAGACAACAAGCCTACCAAACTTACCGACGGCAATGGACTGTATCTATTGGTGAAGCCGCCCGGCTCCAAGCTCTGGCGTTACAAGTACCGAATTGCCGGGAAGGAAAATCTCTTCGCCATCGGCGAGTACCCCACGATCAGCCTTCAAGAGGCTCGCGCAGCGCGTGACCATGCCCGCGAACTCGTCAAGAAGGGACTGCACCCGTCGCATGCGCGACAGGAAGTGCTGTCGGCGCGTATCGACGAAGGCAAAGCAACTTTTCGCGCAATCAGCGACGAGTGGCTGGAGAAGAAGCGGAAGACTTGGACCGAGCGGCACTTTGGCGAGATTCTGCGGATGCTCGAAACCGACGCGTACCCGTACATCGGAAACCGCCCGATGCGCTCTGTCACCGCCCATGACGTGCTTGCTTTGATGCGGCGGGTCGAAGAGCGTGGTTCCCCTTCTGTAGCGATCAAACTGCGCCAGTACGTGTCCAACGTGTTCCAGTATGCGGTGATCACCCTGCGAGCCGATACAAATCCTGCATCGGTGCTACGTGGCTCGGTCCTGAAACCACCGACAGAGAATGCTCGGGCGTTGAGCCGTGAAGAGCTGAAGAGGCTCTTTCGCCAGCTTCCGACCTACAGGGGCAGACGAACCGCGATTGCGATTCGATTGCTGATGATGCTGCTTCCGCGAACGAGTGTCCGCGCGGACACCTAGCTGCTGACCTTTATGAAAAAGGCGCCATTGATTGATCGCGTACGTTTCAGCAAGGCACTCGGCCACCGCCCATCATGCACCATCGCTGCATCTCCTGTTGCGGAGGCGCATACGGTAGTCCGGTCCTCGGATCGATGTGGTCATACTGCCCCGTGGGATGTCGAGCCCTCCACGCGGCTTGGTCGGCATACTGTTGCTCGATCGCGGCTTGCTCTCGTGCCAGATCGGCCTTCTGCGCATCGTCGAGTTTCTTCGTCATGGTCACGAGCCGCGCGAACTTTGGATCGCGAACATCCTGCAGGGGCGGTAACGGTGGCGCAGGCGGCATGATAAGCACAGGGCCGGTGTATTTCGGTATCGGCAACTTGGACGGTCGGCCAAACTTTGCCGCCATATTCATCTCCCACAACGCAGCGTCCATTCCGAGCGCATGTTCGTAGTCGCGATTGACGACCGCCAGCGTGACCGTCCCCGACGGCGTCGGCAATGCCTGCAGGGAAGGTGGAAGCGTCTGTCGAGCCTCGGGATAAATGGTGCGGGCATAAGCGATTGCTGCGACGGAGTACTGCTGCAGCACTGCCTCGTACGCTTCCAGTATCTGCGCTCGATCATAGCCGCCAGGATTCTCAAACATCGGCTTATATGCCAACACTTTCTGGCTATACAACGCATTCGCATTCCGCTGCTCTGCGGCAAACCGTTGTTGAGGATCCGTCGGCGCAGACGCCGATAGGGGCGCACACCCTGAAAACACGCTGGCGACAAGCAATATCCCGACTGTCGCGCGCACAAGCAACGAGCGTTGACGCGACATATCCGCGATCATCTGGTTGACCAAGGCGAGCGGCGACGAGAGTCGTGGGTTTGACGGCGTAATCTTGTGGACCCCTGCCATGTGCGTCCCTCGTTGTGAGATGTTAGTCCGCAGAGTTTAGCGGAAACCTAGTCAAACGAGACCGATCGGTATACGTTCCCCAAAAATGCGCCGCTGCCTTCCCGTAGACGCGGCGCAAAGGACGGAGAAAACATGAAACTAGTGCGTAGCCTCCTCTTTGCGGCAAGCATTGGTATGGCTTCGATCAGCCACGCTCAGATCTCGTGTCCACCAGGCACAATTGCTTATGGCACCGATCAGTCGACGAGCGTCTGTGGCCCGGCTCCGCGCCAAGCACGCGGCAATTCACAGCAGCAACAGGCACCTGTCCGGTGGGAATCCCGGTGAGGAGCCATTGCCACCGACGGCAAGGTCGGTGCGCTGGGGGCGTCGATGGGACTCGATACCCAGCAGGCGGCTGAACGTGCCGCGATGGCCGACTGCGCCGCCAAAGGCGGCCCGCATTGCGAGATTGAAGTGTCTTTCTCCAACGGCTGCGGAGCAATGGTCGTGGGCCAGACCACGCACAACTCCAATTACGGCACCACGTTAGACGAGGCAACAGCAAAGGCGCTGAAGACATGTAACGCAGCCGACAGCGGCTGTCGCGTGTTCTATTCCGGTTGCAGCCTGCCCAGGGCGATCCAGTAAGTACGCCCAGCGGCAGCCCGCGCGAGACAGTCTGAAGGCTTGCGCCTAGCCAGATACTCTCTCTGTTGAGCCTTCGAACGGTCAAGTTACTTTGGCTCCGCCACCATCTCGTCCGCCGGATAGAGCTGCAGCATCGCGCGCGCAGCCTCTACGTTGGACGTCGTCAACCATTCCTCCCAGTCGTCGGGCCGCAGGATCACGACAGACCGCTTCTCGTCGGCCGGCTTGTGCATGTGCGACATCAGCGGGTGGCCGTCGGCGTTGACGGTAAGCATCGCCATCGCATTGACGTCCGTGCCGTCCCGGCGACGCAGCGTTTGCCAGATGCCGGCAACGCACATCGTCGGGCGGTCGATTACACCGATACGCGTATTGCCCGAGCACCCGTGGCGCCGTATCTCGAGGTTCGAGGAGCGCGAGCATACCGACGTCGAGTTGCACGGCCGATATCGATCCAGAAAACGCCCGGCGCCGGGCTCGTCACGCCACGCCGAGATGTGTCCCGCCACGCCCCACCCCGGCTCGTCCTTCCGTAGGACGCTAGATGCTTCGCTGATTCACACGCCGTGAAAGCGCTTCGGCGCTCTCCTTCCGCTCGCTGTACCGATCGACCAGGTACGGGCCGATGTCTCTCGTCAGCAACGTAAACTTCACCAATTCTTCCATCACGTCCACGACACGATCGAAATAAGCGGATGGCTTCATCCGCCCCGCTTCGTCGAATTCCATGAAAGCCTTCGCCACCGACGACTGGTTCGGGATGGTCAGCATGCGCATCCAGCGTCCGAGCACCCGCATCTGGTTCACCGCGTTGAACGACTGCGAACCGCCGCTGACCTGCATCACCGCGAGCGTCTTGCCCTGCGTCGGTCGCACGGCGCCGACCGACAGCGGAATCCAGTCGACCTGCGACTTCATGATGCCCGTCATCGCGCCGTGCCGCTCCGGCGAGCACCACACCATCCCTTCCGACCACGTCACCTGTTCGCGAAGCTCGACGACCTTCGGATGACTGTCGGGCGCGTCGTCCGGCAGAGGCAGTCCGCTCGGATTGAACACGCGGGCTTCGGCGCCCATCGCCGTGAGCAAGCGTGCCGCTTCCTCGACCAGCAGGCGGCTGAACGAGCGCTCGCGGAGCGAGCCATAGAGCAGCAGAATCCGGGGAGGATGCGTCGACGGCGCCGCCGGCCGCAATTGGGCAGCATCCGGCACGCGGAACTGCTCGGTGTCGAGTTGCGGTAGATCGTTCGTGTCGTCGGTCATCTGCAGATTCTTCGGTGTACTCAGGCCCGATGCTCATACCAGCCCTTCGACCGGTTGACGACACGCACGACCAGCAACATCGCCGGCACCTCGACCAGCACGCCGACGACGGTCGCCAGCGCGGCGCCCGAGTGAAATCCGAACAGGCTGATCGCCGCGGCGACGGCCAGTTCGAAGAAGTTGGATGCACCGATGAGCGCCGACGGACATGCCACGCTGTGCTTCTCGCCGACCGTGCGGTTGAGCCAGTAGGCCAATGCCGAATTGAAGAACACCTGAATCAGGATCGGCACCGCCAACAGCGCGATCACGAGCGGCTGCGCCAGAATCGCGTCGCCTTGAAAGGCGAACAGGAGGACGAGCGTCACGAGGAGCGCGGCGATCGACCAGGGAGCAGTCCTCACCATTGCGGCATCGAATGCAGCCGCGCCCTTGGCGAGCAGGCGCTTGCGCCACAACTGCGCGAAGATGACCGGAATGACGATGTACAGCACGACCGAGGCGAGCAGCGTCGCCCACGGTACGGTGATCGCCGACATGCCGAGCAGCAGCCCGACCATCGGTGCGAACGCGATCACCATGATGCTGTCGTTCAGCGCGACCTGCGACAACGTGAACAGCGGGTCGCCGCCCGTGAGTCGACTCCACACGAACACCATCGCCGTACACGGCGCCGCGGCCAGCAGAATCAGGCCCGCGATGTAGCTGTCGAGCTGGTCCGTCGGCAACACCGGTGCGAACAGATGGCGAATGAACAGCCAGCCCAGGCATGCCATCGAGAACGGCTTGACGAGCCAGTTCACGACAAGTGTGACGCCGATGCCCTTCATGTGTCGACGTACCTCGTGCAACGCGGCGAAGTCGACCTTGACGAGCATCGGAACGATCATCACCCAGATCAGCAGCCCGACGGGCAGATTGACCTGCGCGTATTCGATCCGGCCGAGCTGCCGGAACAAACCGGGCAGCACCCGGCCGAGCGCGATACCCGCGACGATGCACAGCGCGACCCAGAGCGTGAGGTAGCGTTCGAAGAAATTGATGGCCGGCTTGGCAGCGGCCTTGCTCGGCGGGGCGGTGTCGTACGCGGTCATTGCACGGGGTTCGGTCTCGAAGGCGTCGCCCGCCGCTCACGTCGGCGGGCCGTCGTACGGGCGATCAATGTCGCGCGATATCGGTCAATGCGTGCTGAAGCTCGGCATTGCTCATGCGCTCGAGCGGCAACGCCAGCAACTGCAGCATGCGATAGCCGATCGCTTGACGCGTCAGGTCGAACGCCAGTCGCCTGCCTTCGTCACCGCCGGCCGCATTCGACGGATCGGCGTAACCCCAATGGACCTTGACGGGGCTGCCGGGCCAGTACGGACACGTTTCGGCTGCCGCACTATCGCACACCGTGATGACGACACGCATCTCGGGCGCGCCGTCGCCGGCGAATTCGTCCCAGCTTTTGCTGCGGTATCCGTCAACGTCGACGCCGGCGTTCGTCA encodes the following:
- a CDS encoding alpha/beta hydrolase; this encodes MPLNPKIAQVLDMIERAKRPSYHHQTPQQARAAYEKSAPILDVAPAPMHSVEACVVPTRDGRTIGARLYLPVEPSLAEPLPALVYYHGGGFTVGSVDTHDALCRMFAHDAQCAVLSVGYRLAPEHRFPTAVNDADDALQWLHREAAAFGIDAARLAVGGDSAGGTLATVCAVLARDAGIRLALQLLIYPGVTGYQDTESHARLANGYLLTQDTIQWFFTQYVRDRADRDDWRFAPLDGTRDAPSFAGVAPAWIATAEFDPLSDEGAAYADKLRAAGNTVTLVRYPGMIHEFFKMGGYVPEVRAAHADAVAALKAAFDEV
- the arsH gene encoding arsenical resistance protein ArsH, whose product is MTDDTNDLPQLDTEQFRVPDAAQLRPAAPSTHPPRILLLYGSLRERSFSRLLVEEAARLLTAMGAEARVFNPSGLPLPDDAPDSHPKVVELREQVTWSEGMVWCSPERHGAMTGIMKSQVDWIPLSVGAVRPTQGKTLAVMQVSGGSQSFNAVNQMRVLGRWMRMLTIPNQSSVAKAFMEFDEAGRMKPSAYFDRVVDVMEELVKFTLLTRDIGPYLVDRYSERKESAEALSRRVNQRSI
- a CDS encoding arsenate reductase ArsC, with protein sequence MTTNVLILCTHNSARSVLAEGMLNFWAATLGKDVRAYSAGSAPSGRVNPFALEALTNAGVDVDGYRSKSWDEFAGDGAPEMRVVITVCDSAAAETCPYWPGSPVKVHWGYADPSNAAGGDEGRRLAFDLTRQAIGYRMLQLLALPLERMSNAELQHALTDIARH
- the arsB gene encoding ACR3 family arsenite efflux transporter, coding for MTAYDTAPPSKAAAKPAINFFERYLTLWVALCIVAGIALGRVLPGLFRQLGRIEYAQVNLPVGLLIWVMIVPMLVKVDFAALHEVRRHMKGIGVTLVVNWLVKPFSMACLGWLFIRHLFAPVLPTDQLDSYIAGLILLAAAPCTAMVFVWSRLTGGDPLFTLSQVALNDSIMVIAFAPMVGLLLGMSAITVPWATLLASVVLYIVIPVIFAQLWRKRLLAKGAAAFDAAMVRTAPWSIAALLVTLVLLFAFQGDAILAQPLVIALLAVPILIQVFFNSALAYWLNRTVGEKHSVACPSALIGASNFFELAVAAAISLFGFHSGAALATVVGVLVEVPAMLLVVRVVNRSKGWYEHRA
- a CDS encoding DUF4189 domain-containing protein, with product MATDGKVGALGASMGLDTQQAAERAAMADCAAKGGPHCEIEVSFSNGCGAMVVGQTTHNSNYGTTLDEATAKALKTCNAADSGCRVFYSGCSLPRAIQ
- a CDS encoding PaaI family thioesterase; this encodes MSDAATPTEGPSIESPFVDLLGVQLVSAKDGASEIALPLEERHMNTWSIAHGGVTMTLADIALAMAARSLTDDGVGVVTVEMKVNFMQPGRGELRAYGRVMHRSTTMAYCEGEVRDSDGNFVAKALGTFKYMRRLAVGRDIKRQRSRTAPDAQPGPSDA
- a CDS encoding GNAT family N-acetyltransferase, giving the protein MTNGAGEVETGDWTVLGGDAARIRDAVFVREQQIPPEWELDDDDPLSLHAVAYRTDAATGLRRAVATGRLLPSGTIGRVAVLADMRGQGVGSAVLNALLDAARRRGEAVVRLYAQDSAVSFYLRHGFAAVGEPFVEAGVPHVEMARAP
- a CDS encoding Dabb family protein encodes the protein MIRHIVMWKLKESAEGATRAQNALKLKEKLEGCRDLVPGTLQIDVGVATPGLDATADIVLVSDFADKAALDAYQVHPVHQEVKKFVVAVAESRECVDYIVDNAR
- a CDS encoding NRDE family protein — translated: MCLIAFDWQPDAAAGPVFTLAANRDEFFRRTSAPLSWWEDVPGVLAGRDLEAGGTWLGVSRDGRFAALTNYRAPFDIRAGAPTRGKLVSDFLGGASVAPLDYLAQLAEHAAVYNGFNLLVGDWRRRELAWFCNRAPEGESRVAAPVAIAPGVHALSNARLDTPWPKVVRKRAELGTLLTDNPTPSLDELIALMRDPHVADDDALPHTGIPIERERALSAAFIETPEYGTRGTTALRVTMKEGVRLTVEVKERSDDDGSHRTVRPGAFERAFAFDIDATRPR
- a CDS encoding tyrosine-type recombinase/integrase, with translation MTICLITSFAPVRVGSAVCLKSLPVGHFTPFHRSLAFAGNRVRPRKKGYKRRTSCRPSRDDTHIFTVPLTDVEIPQAKADNKPTKLTDGNGLYLLVKPPGSKLWRYKYRIAGKENLFAIGEYPTISLQEARAARDHARELVKKGLHPSHARQEVLSARIDEGKATFRAISDEWLEKKRKTWTERHFGEILRMLETDAYPYIGNRPMRSVTAHDVLALMRRVEERGSPSVAIKLRQYVSNVFQYAVITLRADTNPASVLRGSVLKPPTENARALSREELKRLFRQLPTYRGRRTAIAIRLLMMLLPRTSVRADT